In the genome of Microcoleus vaginatus PCC 9802, the window CTCTGACTCTGGAACGGGAAGATTTAACTCGTGCTGTCGAACCTGATACTTGTTTCTACATTCAAAATGAAGCCAGCGTCAGAGGTAAAAGAGATATCAACCTCCCAGAGGATTTGCCGCCTGATTTAGCAATAGAGTCGGATTACACGAATTCTTCAGTTAATAAAGATTCCATATATGCTGCTCTTGGTGTTCCCGAACTTTGGAGGTATCGGCGGGAATCTCTGCAAGTTTATCACCTTGTAGATGGGAAATATGAAATGTGCGATCGCAGTTTAGCTTTTCCTTTTTTACCGATTGCAGAAATTCCCGGTTTCATCGAACAAAGCCGAACAGTCGGACAGCGTGCGGCAGTGCGTTTGTTTCGGCAAAGAATTAGAGAGATTTTGCCTAGTCAAAGTTAACCTCAAGTTATATAATACAGCATATTGCACGTCTATTTTGTAAAATTTACCTATGGTTGAAATCAATCCTTTCCCTGAAAATTTTTTAGAGCAAGCCAGAGAGCAAGCAGCCTCCACCACCCAAAGAGAAAAAAAACTCCAAGCAGATTTGGAAGAAATGAAAGACTTTCGCAAGGTATGGGAGGACCTTAACCTATTCCTTCATAAACAGTGGCCGCTGCACTGCCTGGATTTATTAGATAAGCACAAGCCCCTTATAGATAGGATTAGGGTTGATCAGTCCCCTGAAGTTTCCCTACTGGATGATATTTATCGGGTAGCCAAAGAGCGGGCTGAAGAGCTTAAGCCACATCGGTTTCCAGCCTATTTAGAAAAAGCTTGTCAGGCGACTAGCTTACAGTTAGATCAAGACAGTCGTCATCCCCGCTACAAGTTTGAGAAAGGATTCTTTCAGCTTGATATAGATGACAAAAAAAAAACAGCAAGCTTGTCTAACTATGAATCATCAAAAATGGTTGAATTCCCTGCTGACATAGGAGCTATAGTTGAGGTTGTACAACGAGAACACAAGAGGATTTTTGGGCGAACTTTTGATGGCAAAAAGTTTCTTAAAAAGCTCCTATCCCAATATTTGGCAATACTAAAGAAAGATAAACTATCAGATGGCTCAACCATTCCTATTCGCAATATCACGCAACGTCTCGGAAAGAACGAAAGTGGATTTCGTACAGATGAATTCCTCATCGACCTTTCACGGCTGGTTGAGCAAGGGCCAATAGAGATTGATGGCTGCCGTCTGGAATTACAACAGACGAAAGAAACTAATCAAGGAATGCTTCTTCACATAGAGCAAAAACGCTATATCGGTTTCATGTTCTTTAAAAAGGTGTAATTATGGCTCAGCGCATTGCTACTCAGGTTGTTGAGTCACTTCGCAAAGGTACTCCACCCCAGCGTGGTGTTGATTTATATTCGGTAGGAAATGAAAAATTAATCGCAGGGATTAAAAAATTTCATTTAAGCGGTATAGAAGAAAAGGGAATCATCCGTTTTATCAGCGGTTCGTGGGGAGCCGGAAAAACCCATTTCTTTAGGTTGCTTCGGGAAGTCGCCTTTCAAAATAACTGCCTAGTCTCTAATGTACAGTTGGATAAAGCAGCAGCTTTAAATAAGTTTGAGAGCGTTTTTTATTCTATTTTGCGGAATATTTCAACGAGATCTTACTTAACTGAAAACGAAGCAGCACCCTTTGGGCAAGTTTTAAAAGAATCTTTAGCTTATTTATCTACAGGCAATTGTAAAGTTAGTAACGAAGTTTCCTACGAGGATTACGTTAAAGCTAGAGAAGCTCTGATTCTCGATAGGAGCATTGATATTGATTTTAAAAAGATGATTCAAAAATACTGGGAAACTTTTCTGCCTGAATCCCCCGATCTAGCTCTTCAAGAACAAAATAGAGCTGAAATTCTCCAATGGTTCAGTGGAGAAGGTAGCGTGGCCATGTACCGGAAGCGATTTGAAGTTAACAAAATTGTTAATAAAGACAATGCGAAACTAATGCTACAATCCCTTGCTGGATTTGTGAGACTTTCCGGCTACAAAGGATTACTCATCCTGTTTGATGAGGCTGAACAGGCTTACTCTATTATGCGTAAATCCTCTCTACGGGATGCTCACAACAATTTGTTATCTCTGATCAATAATATTGAAGCCCTGAAGGGTCTGTTTCTCATCTATGCAACCACACCTGACTTTTTCACAGACCCCAAACACGGAATCATAACCTATGGAGCTTTAGAAGGACGAATCGGCAAGCCAGAGCAACAACGTCAACCGAGAGCATTAGATACTATCTGGAATTTTGATCAGGTAGTAACAGAGCTATCAGACTATCAGAGTGCGGCTAAGAAAATCCTGAGTATTTATGCAACTGCTTATCCAGAAGCGACACGAGAATTACCTTCTGAAGTAAAAGTTGAATTTTTTGTAAAAGAACTTTATGAAATTCATCCGGCCCTCAGTGGTGTTCGCTTTTGGCGCGTCCTAGTAACAGCTTTGATTACACATTTTGATGACCATCTTGAAGGAGAAACCAGGTCAGCGGAAACTATATACGACGACGTAATGGATCATCTTAGGGAGGAATAATCGGTGAATGTAGAAGTGCAGCGAGTCATTGAATCTCTTCGTCTTGGAATTCCCCCTGATGGTCATGTACGCTACTTCACAGTAGGTAGACTGTCAGAGATTACGGAGCTGACCGCTAGGCTTCAACAAGGAAAAACCGATGCGCTATTGCTAAAAGCTAACTACGGTTCTGGCAAAAGTCACTTGTTGCGATTTATCCGTGAAACCGCTTTAAAAGCAAATTTTGCTGTTAGTTCCGTAACACTGGATGCTAAATCTGCTGTCCGTTTCAATCGCATGGATCAGATGTTGGGTGCAGTCTGGCGTGGTTTAGAAATTCCAAACAACTCTGAAGATAGAGGTGTCCGCGCTTTCTTCGACTGGGTTTGCGAACAAGCACGTGAGAGTAAAGGAACAGCAGGTAAGCAATGGCAAAAAATAACGAATAACGGGCAATGGGATTTTTCTCAATCCCTTGAATCTCCAGCTACTTTTATTGCCTTGCGCGCTTGGATGAGCGGAAGAGTCAATAAATATTTAGTAGAGGATTTGCTGTTTCAAAAAAGTAATTATAAGACACAGGATCTTTATCAAGAGTTGATACATAAAAGCCGGATGTGCTACCGAAAAGAACTAGAATTAACTCGCACAATTAAGTGGCAAAACTATACAACAAAGGCACTTTTGTTTGACTTTAAATCTCAAGGTTACGCTCAGTCTTGGGCAGCAATTAGAGATATTCATACCCTTGCTTGTGCTTCGGGAATGAGGGGGATTATCATACTTTTCGATGAATTTGAGGATGTTTTATCTAACATTACAAATATAGCCCATCAAGAAATGGCATTTCAAAATCTATTCCAGTTTTTTGCAGGTCAGCAATTTCAGGGCATGAGTTTTTTTGCTGTGACACCAGAATTTGTCAGCAAGTGCAGGAAGCGTCTGATTAGTAAGGGTCGGTGGGATTATGACTATGCTCAATTGGATAGGCTTTCTACCTTTGAAATGAGTCCCCTAGAGATCAGTCAGTTACAAGAGTTAACCATAAAGATTAAGGAGTTTCATGGAATTGCTTATGGATGGGATACTAATTCATCGGCTATTGAACTAGGTCTGAGTGCGGTTGTCAAAAAAAATGGCTCTATTGCAGTTCAAGACCGTACTCGTCAAACGATTAAAGAAGTTGTGAAGTTTTTAGACCGACAGCTTGAGGAAATAGAATGAGTAGCATTGAATTGTTAGAGCGCCGTGTTGCTTCAGCATTTTATGGAAGTTTTACAACTTTGCGTCCGGTACAAGAAGCTGCTATTGAACTGCTAGTAAAGGGTCAAAATATTGTCCTCTCTTCTGGTACGGGTTCTGGGAAAACTGAGGCTGTTTTGGCTCCGTTGCTAAGTCGTTATTGGCGAAAAGCTGTCACAACTGAAGCCTTGATTCTGATTTATATTGCCCCTACGAAGGCACTGGTGAACGATTTAGGCAAGCGGCTGTATCCGCCATTGGATAAATTGGGACTTCGTGTTGGCATACGTCATGGCGATCGCGATGATTTAGTATCTGGGCAAACACCCCATGTTCTACTAACAACGCCAGAATCGCTGGAAGTGCTACTTTTCCGCAAAGATGCAACTTTACAAACAGTTTGCGCTGTAGTTATTGACGAGGTGCATCTTCTCTACAACACGCAGAGAGGATTGCAACTATCTGTCCTACTTCAAAGACTCCAACAAAGCTTAGGACAAGAGTTGCAATGGGCTGCCTTATCTGCAACAGTGGGGAGACTTTCAGATGTGCGCGATTTCTTGTTTGGATCAGCAGCTAGTGCTGAATTCCTTCAATTTCCTGCTCATCGTTCTATTGATGCCCATGTGCGGCATATTGCTGATGAAGCCAGCTTTCTGAAGCTCATTTGCAAGTTGACAGCAGGGAGACAGACTAAACTATTGATCTTTACTAATTCTCGCCGAGAATGTGAACGGTTAGCAGGAAGTTTGCAGCATGAAAAAAGGTTAACTTCCCTCATTTTTACTCATTACTCATCTCTCTCGCCAGAAGTTAGAGTGGAAACTGAGGAAAAATTTACTGCTGCAAGAACTGCGATATGTATTGCTACCAGTACATTAGAACTTGGTATTGACATCGGTGATATTGATGCTGTGATTCTTTGGGGATTACCCAGCGGGGTTGAATCATTCCTACAGCGAATTGGTCGCAGTAATCGACGCGCCAATAAAACAAATGTTATCTGCCTAGTACCGGATAATTCCGATCATATAATCTTTGAGTCGTTGCGTTTTATTGCTCTTGTCGATGCAGCGAAAAAAGGTGAGTTACCCATTCGCTCTCCCTATGAATTATTTGGAGCGATTGGGCAACAGTGTCTCAGCGTCATTGCATCGGATGGTGGTCGCTTCACTAGAATTGCAGAATTGTGCAAGCTATGCGATCACCGAGAGTATCTAGATCGCTCATCTATCGAAACAATACTTGGTGAATTAGCCAATAATAGTTATCTTCAGCGTCACGGTTTCAAAAATCAATATGGTGCCGGTGCAAACCTGTACAAGCTTGTCGATTATAGAATAATCTACGGAAACTTTGGTTCGGGGTCTCAAACTATAGAATTATGTTACAAATCTAAAGTTTTAGGTGAAGTTCCTGCTGAGAACTTACTCAGAGTTAGACCAGGAATGCTGGTACGTTTTGCAGGTAAAATTTGGCGGGTACGCAAGGCTTCGATGGCAGGTATCCTTGTTCAACCATCATCTGAAAAAGGTAGTGCCATTGATTTTACCTATGGGGGTAGAGGAATTAGCACAGATGCTTTTGTTTGCGATCGTGTCTGGCAAATCATCCACAATGAGGAATTGCCGAGTGAGGTTTTAACCCGGAGCCTACACGAAAGTTTAGAAAAAGCGAGAGATAACCTGCGAAGGATTTGTCGGATTGACCAAATTCCCTATATTCGTTCATCTAAAGGTATCCGCTATTTTACATTTGGAGGTTACTTGGTCAATAAGGCTGTAGCTCTGATTAATAAGCAACTAGATTACAAAGCTGATGATGTTTCGCTGCTGGTAATATCACCCATTAACTGGGCATCTATTCCCACAGAAGCACAAGCCTACGAATCAGTTTTTCATCGGCTGTTAGAGACATCTTCTGAACGATCTATTTATCAAACATTGCTACCTGCTGAGCTTCAATTGCGCGAATTCCTGCAAGATTGGTTAAGAAATGAGACAGTCCGCAGAGTATTGGTGAGATTGGCTCATTCTGATCCGGTGCTCGCCTCTCCTCAAATAGAAGTTTTATTTCCGGCTACTTATCGCTGAAAGGTTCAATATGATCTCACAGCTTTCTTAGATCATGGTCGTCCTCACTACGAACTTATTAACAGGATTATGTGCGATAGGCAAAATCTTCTTTGACAAATTGCTGCACTCTCTGCCAAACTCGCTCCAATAAATCTGGTGCGCTAACATCAAACCATTCAATTTCAGGATACGCTCGAAACCAGGTGCGCTGTCTCTTCGCAAATTGCCGCGTGTGCAAAATTGTTAATTCTTTGGCTTCTTCAAGCTTAATCTCGCCAGCCAAATATTGTTTCATTTCCTGATATCCCAGCGTGTTCAACAGTGGCAAGTCGCAGCCGTATTTTTTACACAAATATTCTACTTCAGCAATCCAACCGCGTTCTAGCATTTGTTCGGTGCGCTGTTTGATCCGATCGACCAAAACATCGATCTGGCAATCCAACCCTATTTGTAAAATAGGATAATTGGGAGGATTTTCGCCCTGCTGTTCGGAAATAGAGCGACCCGTGACATAAAATACTTCCAGTGCTCTTAAAGTTCTTACTGGGTCATTGAGGTGAATTTTCTCAGCGGCAGAGCGATCGACTTGCTGCAACATCGCGTAACATTGAGATTGTCCGAGTTCTGCAAGTTGCGATCGCAATTCGGGCATCGGCGCTACCCTCGGAATTTTCAAACCGCGCACGATCGATTTAATATATAAGCCTGTCCCTCCCACCAACAACAGAGGAGGAGACAGGGGAAAATCGACATCAGCAATTAATTTTTGAGCTTGCTGCTGGTACTCTGCTAGTGTCAGAGTTTCTGTCGGATCGCAAATGTCAATTAAGTGATGCGGTACACAAGTGCGATCGACCGCCGTCGGTTTTGCGGTTCCGATGTCAAATTCGCGGTACACTTGACGGGAGTCCGCACTCAGGATCGAGGATTGCAGTCGCGAAGCCAAAGCCAAAGCCACTCCAGACTTCCCCGTCGCCGTCGCCCCGCAAATCGTAATTAATCTAGGCATAAGCTGTCGCACATTTCCCTCTAAAAACTCTCAAATCCTCTCCTCTCCATGCTTTCTTCTCTCTCCATCCACTGATTCACCGCGATCGGGCTGGGCAGTCGCTAAGTAATCTCAAAACTATTCCCCTCCCTCCCCCTAATAAATTTCCCTTCAGAAAGCCCTAGCATCGCCTTTAACGGTTTTGTGCTATAATTTTAGGAGTTTTCCCATTTTAGAAGCTTTCGGGGCTTTAGGCCTCATTATTGGAGCTATTTTTGTATGACCAGCAGCTACAGCGCCGACCAGATTCAAGTTCTCGAAGGTCTCGAAGCAGTCCGTAAACGACCGGGGATGTACATCGGTACCACCGGCCCGCGAGGACTCCACCATCTAGTTTACGAGGTTGTGGACAATTCCATCGATGAGGCGCTGGCTGGCCACTGCACTCACATCGAGATTGACATCAACGCCGACGGTTCCGTTACCGTGACAGACGACGGCCGGGGTATTCCGACCGGCATCGTTGCCAAGACTGGCAAATCGGGAATAGAAACAGTAATGACTGTACTCCACGCCGGCGGTAAATTTGGCGGTGGTGGCTACAAGGTTTCTGGAGGATTGCACGGTGTAGGTATTTCTGTTGTTAACGCGCTGTCCGAGTGGGTAGAAGTGACAGTTTGGCGCGACCAAAAAGAACATTTGCAGCGCTACGAAAGAGGCTTTCCAGTTACTGAACTTAATGCCAAGCCCAACAAAGGCACTCGCACCGGCACTTCAGTTTCTTTCTTGCCAGATACTCAAATATTTAGCACTGGCATTGAATTTGATTACACTATACTCGCGGGGCGCTTGCGAGAATTGGGTTACTTGAATGCCGGCGTGAGAATTACCTTTAGCGACCACCGTTTGGAATTGCTCAAAAGTAGCGAACCTCGCATCGAAACCTACTGTTACGAGGGTGGAATCAAGGAATATATCGCCTACATGAACCGCGAAAAGCAGCCTCTGCACGAAGAAGTGATCTACGTGCAAGGAGAACGCAACAATGTGCAGATAGAAGTGGCTTTGCAGTGGTGCGTCGATGCTTTTAGTGACAACGTTCTCGGTTTTGCTAACAACATTCGGACGATCGACGGAGGCACGCACTTAGAAGGTTTGAAGGCTGTTTTGACGCGGACGATGAATTCGATCGCCCGCAAGCGCAACAAAATCAAAGAAAACGAGCCCAACCTCGCCGGCGAAAACGTTCGCGAAGGTTTGACAGCAGTGATTTCGGTCAAAGTCCCAGACCCGGAATTTGAAGGCCAAACTAAAACTAAGCTAGGAAATACAGAAGTTCGGGGAATTGTCGATTCCTTAGTAGGCGAAGTATTGACAGAATATTTAGAGTTTCGCCCCCAAGTAGCTGACGCTATTTTGGAAAAAGCAATTCAGGCATTTAAGGCCGCTGAAGCCGCCCGCCGTGCCCGCGATTTAGTGCGCCGAAAATCAGTCTTAGAATCGTCTCCTTTGCCGGGAAAATTAGCGGACTGTAGCTCCAGAGACCCCGCCCTGTCTGAGATCTACCTGGTGGAAGGGGATTCTGCAGGCGGATCTGCCAAACAAGGGCGCGATCGCCAATTCCAAGCAATCCTGCCTTTGCGGGGTAAAATTCTCAATATTGAGAAAACAGACGATGCCAAAATCTACAAAAATAACGAAATTCAATCGTTAATTACAGCACTGGGTTTGGGCATCAAAGGCGAAGAATTCGATCCGGGTCAATTGCGGTATCACCACATCGTAATTATGACTGACGCTGACGTAGATGGTGCTCACATCCGCACGCTGTTGTTGACTTTCTTCTACCGCTATCAGCGCGCACTTGTAGACCAAGGTTACATCTATATTGCTTGTCCTCCTCTCTATAAAGTGGAACGGGGACGGAATCATTATTACTGTTACAGTGATCGCGAAATGAACAATCTCATCCGCAATGAATTTCCGGCGAATGCTAATTACACCATCCAGCGGTTCAAAGGTTTGGGTGAAATGATGCCGACACAGTTGTGGGATACAACGATGAACCCAGAAACTCGGACGCTGAAACGGGTGGAGATTGAAGACGCTGCTGAGGCAGATCGCATCTTTACGATCTTAATGGGCGATCGAGTCGCCCCCCGCCGCGAATTCATCGAAACCTACGGCCCCAAACTCAACCTCCTCGACTTGGACATCTAAATTAGCCATTAGCTAACAGTCGAGGACGAGCGACTAAGGACTAAACTTTTGCAGCAGTTTGAACCCTTGTGCCTTCCGAGGCACAAGGCTTTCTGCCGTTTGAGGCCGGTAGGTTTTGTTATAAAAATTAATACAATCTCTCATCAAATCGATCTAAGGTAAATGCTTAGGTAAATTTTAGATTTTTGGCGCATCCATCAGCTACCACAAAAATAGAAGGTTGGACAATATAGCATGAGCATCAATTTAGCGACCAAATTGCGTGAGGGAACCAAAAAGTCCCACACAATGGCAGAAAACGTCGGTTTTGTCAAGTGTTTTTTAAAAGGCGTTGTAGAAAAAACTTCTTACCGGAAGTTAGTAGGAAACCTCTACTTTGTCTACTCGGCAATGGAAGAGGAAATGGAACACCAAAAGCAGCATCCGGTTGTTTCAAAAATTTACTTTTCTGAGTTGAATCGGAAACAAAGCTTAGAGCAAGATTTATTTTACTACTACGGTGCGAATTGGCGCGAACAAGTAGCTCCGTCAGCCGCAGCTAAAGCCTACGTCCAGCGGATTCGCGAGATTTCGGCAACTGCACCGGAACTGTTAGTAGCTCATTCTTACACTCGCTACCTTGGCGATTTATCCGGCGGACAAATCCTGAAGGGAATTGCCCAGAGGGGGATGAATCTTTCCGAGGGAGAAGGCACTGCTTTCTATGAATTCCAGGATATTCCTGATGAAAAAGAATTCAAGGCTAACTACCGTCAGGCAATGAATGAACTGCCGATTGACGAAGCCACCGCAGAGCGAATTGTTGACGAAGCTAATGCAGCTTTTGGCATGAACATGAAGATGTTCATGGAATTAGAAGGCAATTTGATTAAAGCAGTTGGTCAGATGCTTTTCAATACCCTGACTCGGAAGCGCGGTGGTGCCAGTACCGAATTGGCTACTGCTGATTGAGTTAAAGCTTACTAGGGATAATTTGAGCCTCGTTTAAGAGGAAAACTTTAAATCCTGGGGGTTTGATGGCTGCTTTTACAGTCACCCAATCTCCGGGATTTTGCATGGTGGGCGATCGACTTTTTAACTCACAACTCAACACTTACAACTCAAAGATATTTAACGCCCCATGCCGCGATTAGGAGGCTCCTCGTCCGGGACAGGCAAAGAAGTTGGCCTTACTTGGCGCTCCAAATACTTGCTCAAAGCGTAAGCGATATCCCCACGACTCATCGGCTTCAAAGGATTAATCTTATTAGTTGCGAGATCAACATTAACAAACCCTTCATAAAGTGCAGTAGCTAGAGACTTTCTAGCCCAATTAGGAATTTCACCTGCATCTGGATACTTAGCTAAAATTTCGGAAATGCTGGAATCGGGAAACTGAAAAACCCCGTAAGCTTGAGCAAAAATCGCTAAAGCTTCAGCGCGAGTCACCCTTTGATTTGGGAAAAACATTCCGTCGCGATATCCACTCATTGTTCCCGTTTTCAAAACAGTTTGAATCGCACTGTAAGCCCAGTAACTCTTCGGTACGTCCGGCAATTCCCTATCCGGTTTCTGAGCGGTTTTCCGCCGTTCCAAACCAAAAGTTTTTACTAAAATCACCGCCAAATCAGCGCGACTGACAAGACCCTGAGCATGAAAATTGCCACTGGCATTTTTATTCATCAACCCTGCATTCACAACCCGGTCGATCGGGTCAATTATTTCTTGAGATTGAACCGCCATAAACACTCCTTGCAGTAGGGCGATCGCCAAAAAAATACTCACTAACCTTTTCACGATTTTAATTATTCCTGTCCCTAAAACAATCATGAAAACAGCAGTAATATTTTTTCCGGTTCCATCGGTATTATTCTGTGGTTTCGGGGGTGCGCTAGATTTGGGGATTATATATTAAAATCCAACATTTGCTTCCGGCAAAGCGCCCTGCATTTTACCCAGCCAATCAATCAAATTATCTAATTGCTTTTGGGCCGTCAAAACCGCCATACCTCGAATAGTAACCTTCCCCTTGCTGTAGACAAAACGAGAGCGCAAATGTTCCGGCAAATTAGCCTTGAGCAAATTCCAAGCAGGCTCCTCCATAGCTGTTTCCAAAACTATGTGCTGCTTATTCTCCGGTTTGATCCGAGAAAAACCGATTTTTTTAGCGATTTGTTTGAGTTCGACCACACGGATAAGTTGCTGGGCTGGAAGAGGAATCGGCCCATAACGATCGCACCAATCAGCCTGAATCTGCTGTAATTCTTCAGGGGTATTAGCAGAAGCCACAGACCGGTAAGCGCTCATCTTTTGATCCAAATCTGCGATGTAATCGGCAGGAATAAACGCCGTCAAAGTTAGGTCAATTTGCGCGTCTTCAACTTTCGGAATTTCCTGACCTTTAATTTCCCGAATAGCCTCCTCTAACATTTCAGCATACAAATCAAAACCGATCGCCTCCATTTGACCAGATTGTTCAGTACCCAAAACATCACCCGAACCGCGAATTTCCATATCTCGGACGGCCAACTGATAGCCCGAACCCAACTGGGCAAACTCTTGAATTGCCCGCAGCCGCTGCCTTGCAGCATCAGACAGCTTGTTCTGCTTGGGATAAAACAGCCAAGCATGAGCTTGAATCCCCGCGCGTCCCACCCGTCCCCGCAACTGGTAAAGCTGACCCAAACCAAAGCGCTGCGCGTCTTCAATTAAAATAGTATTGACACGCGGAATATCCAAACCCGACTCAATAATCGTCGTGCACACCAAAATATCGAAATCTGCCGCACTGAAAGTCAGCATGACCGATTCTAATTCCGAAGCATCCATTTGACCGTGGGCGATCGCAATTCTGGCAGACGGTACCATCTCCTGCAACTGAGCGGCCAACTCATCAATCCCCTCAATCCGCGGCACCACGTAAAAAACCTGACCGCCCCTGTCCAATTCTTGACGAATTGCCGATCGCACCACTTCCGGGTTATAGGGAGCCAAATGCGTCTGAATCGGGCGCCTGCTGGGAGGCGGAGTCGAAATCAAACTCATCTCGCGAATCCCCGACAGCGACATATACAAAGTCCGGGGAATCGGCGTTGCTGTCAGAGTCAGAACATCTACCTCTGTTTTGAGAGCTTTAATTGCTTCCTTTTGCTTAACTCCAAACCGCTGTTCTTCATCCACCACCAACAAGCCCAAATCCCGAAATTTAATGGCTTTGCTCAAAACAGCTTGAGTACCGACAATCACATCTAATTCCCCAGTCGCCAAACGCTTGTGAATCTCCCGGCGCTCGGTTTCCGTGCGAAAGCGATTGAGCAAACCAACTTCGATCGGATAAGGGGAAAAACGCTCTGAGAGCGTGTGATAGTGCTGTTGGGTCAAAATCGTCGTCGGCGCGAGCAAAGCCACCTGCTTGCCCGCCGTAACCGCCTTAAAAATCGCTCTCAGAGCAACTTCTGTCTTGCCAAAACCAACATCGCCACAGACCAAGCGATCCATCGGTCGATCGCCCTCCATGTCGCGTTTCACATCCTGAGTTGCCTTCAACTGATCCGGGGTTGGCTGGTAAGGAAAAGAATCCTCTAATTCTTGTTGCCAAGGCATATCAGGAGGAAAAGCGTAACCTGTTTGTTTAGCTCTTTTAGCATAAAGATTCAGCAAATCCACTGCCAATTTCTTAACAGCTTTGCGAACCTTTGTTTTAGTTTTTTCCCAAGTTTGGCCGGTCAGCTTGTTTAGATCCGGTACTTTATCGCCTACAGTCCGAAACCTCGACAAAGCCCCCAACTGATCTGCCGCCACTCTCAGAGTACCGTCAGCGTATTGAATCAATAAATACTCGCGAGTTTCGCGATCGATCGTCAAACGTTCCAACTTGATAAATTTACCCACTCCATGCTGGCGGTGAACCACATAATCACCAGGGCTTAATTTATTCGGGTCTACTTGCTTAGAAGCAGCGCGACGGCGCTTGCGGACGTAGCTAAAAGTAGCCAAAGAATGCTGACCGTAAAATTCCCTATCGGTAATTAAAACAATCCGAAAAGTCGGCAGAATAAACCCTTCCAATTCTGCCAGCCCGCTGTACTTCAAAGCAACCGGAATGTGCTGCAATTGCAATTTGTCGATCGCCAAATAATCGCGCGGATTCACCACAAACTGAGCCGGACAGTCGTGTTCCGAAAGCAGAGAAACCGATCGACTCGGTTGAGCAGAAACCAGAAAAATGGTAAAACCCCGATCGCGCTCTTCCCTGAGCATTTGAGACAGCTTCGCAAATTGGTGAGGCATCACCGGCACAGGCCTGCTGGCCAAATTAATCGCAGGCGCTAGCTGGTCGATATCCGCAGAGCTTTGAAATTTTTTAGCAGTAGGATCTTCTGCCAATTCTGAAAGTTCTAGCCGATCGAAAGCTGCGACATCTGCCATTGATTCAGCAAAAGTGCGGTGAATTTTCGGAACTTTCAAATTAGCAAGTGGCAATTTTTCTGTGGCCTCACCAGCAACTGCCGATTCCCGATTGCAATTATTCCACTGTTCCTGTGCATTCTCAAACCAGCGGTCGCTGTGACCTTCGCACCCTTGGGGTTCGTCAATAACAACTAAAGTATTTTCTGTCAAATAATC includes:
- a CDS encoding Uma2 family endonuclease, whose protein sequence is MVTTTSTPVEQQTTPENRVILKGVSWSTFKALLADVGDDRAWRIAYDGGVLEIRMPHLEHEVPKGLIESFIEATADELEIEVMKAGSLTLEREDLTRAVEPDTCFYIQNEASVRGKRDINLPEDLPPDLAIESDYTNSSVNKDSIYAALGVPELWRYRRESLQVYHLVDGKYEMCDRSLAFPFLPIAEIPGFIEQSRTVGQRAAVRLFRQRIREILPSQS
- a CDS encoding Lhr-like helicase → MSSIELLERRVASAFYGSFTTLRPVQEAAIELLVKGQNIVLSSGTGSGKTEAVLAPLLSRYWRKAVTTEALILIYIAPTKALVNDLGKRLYPPLDKLGLRVGIRHGDRDDLVSGQTPHVLLTTPESLEVLLFRKDATLQTVCAVVIDEVHLLYNTQRGLQLSVLLQRLQQSLGQELQWAALSATVGRLSDVRDFLFGSAASAEFLQFPAHRSIDAHVRHIADEASFLKLICKLTAGRQTKLLIFTNSRRECERLAGSLQHEKRLTSLIFTHYSSLSPEVRVETEEKFTAARTAICIATSTLELGIDIGDIDAVILWGLPSGVESFLQRIGRSNRRANKTNVICLVPDNSDHIIFESLRFIALVDAAKKGELPIRSPYELFGAIGQQCLSVIASDGGRFTRIAELCKLCDHREYLDRSSIETILGELANNSYLQRHGFKNQYGAGANLYKLVDYRIIYGNFGSGSQTIELCYKSKVLGEVPAENLLRVRPGMLVRFAGKIWRVRKASMAGILVQPSSEKGSAIDFTYGGRGISTDAFVCDRVWQIIHNEELPSEVLTRSLHESLEKARDNLRRICRIDQIPYIRSSKGIRYFTFGGYLVNKAVALINKQLDYKADDVSLLVISPINWASIPTEAQAYESVFHRLLETSSERSIYQTLLPAELQLREFLQDWLRNETVRRVLVRLAHSDPVLASPQIEVLFPATYR
- the miaA gene encoding tRNA (adenosine(37)-N6)-dimethylallyltransferase MiaA; protein product: MPRLITICGATATGKSGVALALASRLQSSILSADSRQVYREFDIGTAKPTAVDRTCVPHHLIDICDPTETLTLAEYQQQAQKLIADVDFPLSPPLLLVGGTGLYIKSIVRGLKIPRVAPMPELRSQLAELGQSQCYAMLQQVDRSAAEKIHLNDPVRTLRALEVFYVTGRSISEQQGENPPNYPILQIGLDCQIDVLVDRIKQRTEQMLERGWIAEVEYLCKKYGCDLPLLNTLGYQEMKQYLAGEIKLEEAKELTILHTRQFAKRQRTWFRAYPEIEWFDVSAPDLLERVWQRVQQFVKEDFAYRT
- the gyrB gene encoding DNA topoisomerase (ATP-hydrolyzing) subunit B — its product is MTSSYSADQIQVLEGLEAVRKRPGMYIGTTGPRGLHHLVYEVVDNSIDEALAGHCTHIEIDINADGSVTVTDDGRGIPTGIVAKTGKSGIETVMTVLHAGGKFGGGGYKVSGGLHGVGISVVNALSEWVEVTVWRDQKEHLQRYERGFPVTELNAKPNKGTRTGTSVSFLPDTQIFSTGIEFDYTILAGRLRELGYLNAGVRITFSDHRLELLKSSEPRIETYCYEGGIKEYIAYMNREKQPLHEEVIYVQGERNNVQIEVALQWCVDAFSDNVLGFANNIRTIDGGTHLEGLKAVLTRTMNSIARKRNKIKENEPNLAGENVREGLTAVISVKVPDPEFEGQTKTKLGNTEVRGIVDSLVGEVLTEYLEFRPQVADAILEKAIQAFKAAEAARRARDLVRRKSVLESSPLPGKLADCSSRDPALSEIYLVEGDSAGGSAKQGRDRQFQAILPLRGKILNIEKTDDAKIYKNNEIQSLITALGLGIKGEEFDPGQLRYHHIVIMTDADVDGAHIRTLLLTFFYRYQRALVDQGYIYIACPPLYKVERGRNHYYCYSDREMNNLIRNEFPANANYTIQRFKGLGEMMPTQLWDTTMNPETRTLKRVEIEDAAEADRIFTILMGDRVAPRREFIETYGPKLNLLDLDI
- a CDS encoding heme oxygenase (biliverdin-producing), whose product is MSINLATKLREGTKKSHTMAENVGFVKCFLKGVVEKTSYRKLVGNLYFVYSAMEEEMEHQKQHPVVSKIYFSELNRKQSLEQDLFYYYGANWREQVAPSAAAKAYVQRIREISATAPELLVAHSYTRYLGDLSGGQILKGIAQRGMNLSEGEGTAFYEFQDIPDEKEFKANYRQAMNELPIDEATAERIVDEANAAFGMNMKMFMELEGNLIKAVGQMLFNTLTRKRGGASTELATAD